A genomic region of Thermodesulfitimonas autotrophica contains the following coding sequences:
- the dapF gene encoding diaminopimelate epimerase produces MRFLKMHGLGNDFVVVKADSVPEQPDTLARVVCDRHFGVGADGLVFVLPSEKADLRMRIFNPDGSEAEMCGNAIRCVAKYAYESGMVRKTALRVETGAGILIPRLHLAGERVATVEVDMGEPVLERGAIPMDGPPGRVINELLTVAGESFRVTAVSFGNPHCVIFVSDVAAVDLAALGPKIEHHPAFPRRTNVEFVQVLNPERIRVRVWERGAGATLACGTGACAAAVAGALNGLTGRQVRVGLPGGELFIRWAADNHVYMTGPAAAVFAGEWLGEEPGG; encoded by the coding sequence TTGCGGTTTCTGAAGATGCACGGGTTAGGTAACGATTTTGTGGTGGTAAAGGCCGACAGCGTTCCGGAGCAGCCTGACACGCTGGCACGGGTCGTTTGCGACCGCCATTTCGGCGTGGGGGCGGACGGCCTGGTCTTTGTCCTTCCTTCGGAGAAGGCCGACCTCCGGATGCGGATTTTCAATCCGGACGGTTCGGAAGCGGAGATGTGCGGGAACGCGATCCGGTGTGTCGCCAAGTATGCTTATGAGTCCGGGATGGTAAGGAAAACGGCGCTACGGGTGGAAACGGGTGCGGGAATCCTTATTCCGCGGCTGCACCTTGCAGGGGAACGGGTGGCCACGGTAGAAGTCGACATGGGCGAGCCCGTTCTCGAACGAGGAGCGATCCCGATGGATGGGCCGCCGGGCCGCGTGATCAATGAGCTGCTAACGGTGGCGGGGGAAAGTTTCCGGGTTACCGCGGTTTCCTTCGGGAACCCGCACTGCGTCATATTTGTTTCCGACGTGGCGGCGGTTGATCTTGCGGCGCTGGGCCCAAAAATCGAGCACCATCCGGCCTTCCCGCGGCGTACCAACGTAGAGTTCGTCCAGGTTCTCAACCCGGAACGCATCCGGGTGCGGGTCTGGGAGCGGGGGGCGGGCGCGACTCTCGCCTGCGGGACCGGCGCTTGCGCCGCCGCCGTGGCCGGCGCGCTCAACGGACTTACGGGCCGTCAGGTGCGGGTGGGCCTCCCGGGCGGGGAGCTCTTCATTCGCTGGGCGGCGGATAACCATGTGTACATGACCGGGCCGGCAGCAGCGGTCTTTGCCGGCGAATGGCTGGGTGAGGAACCGGGCGGCTGA